A portion of the Lolium rigidum isolate FL_2022 chromosome 1, APGP_CSIRO_Lrig_0.1, whole genome shotgun sequence genome contains these proteins:
- the LOC124707393 gene encoding aldehyde dehydrogenase family 2 member B7, mitochondrial-like yields MAAATRRAASSLVSRCLLARPAAVPSALRRPDGTRGLLPGVLQRFGTAAAAEEPISPPVQVRDTQLLINGKFVDAASGKTFPTLDPRTGEVIARVAEGDAEDIDRAVAAARKAFDEGPWPRMTAYERSRILLRFADLIDKHNDDIAALETWDNGKPYEQAAKIEVPMVSRLMRYYAGWVDKIHGLIVPADGPHHVQVLHEPIGVAGQIIPWNFPLLMFAWKVGPALACGNTVVLKTAEQTPLSALYVSKLFHEAGLPDGVLNIVSGFGPTAGAALASHMDVDKVAFTGSTDTGKIIMELSARSNLKPVTLELGGKSPFIIMDDADIDHAVELAHFALFFNQGQCCCAGSRTFVHERVYDEFVEKSKARAARRVVGDPFRKGVEQGPQIDDEQFNKILRYIKSGVDSGATLVSGGERLGDKGYYIQPTVFSDVQDNMKIAQEEIFGPVQSIFKFNDLNEVIKRANASRYGLAAGVFTNNLNTANTLTRALRAGTVWVNCFDIFDAAIPFGGYKMSGIGREKGVDSLKNYLQVKAVVTPIKNAAWL; encoded by the exons atggctGCCGCAACGAGGCGGGCTGCCTCGTCGCTCGTCTCCCGCTGCCTGCTCGCCAGGCCCGCAGCTGTCCCCTCTGCCCTCCGCAGGCCAG ATGGGACACGTGGACTGTTGCCAGGAGTCCTTCAGAGGTTCGGCACTGCAGCTGCAGCAGAGGAGCCCATTTCGCCCCCTGTTCAAGTGCGCGACACACAGCTCCTTATCAACGGCAAATTcgttgatgctgcatctg GCAAGACTTTTCCTACTCTGGACCCTCGCACCGGGGAGGTGATTGCTCGCGTGGCCGAAGGCGACGCAGAGGACATTGACCGTGCGGTTGCTGCGGCCCGCAAGGCATTCGACGAAGGGCCATGGCCGAGGATGACTGCCTAT GAGAGATCCCGGATTCTTTTGCGGTTTGCTGACTTGATAGACAAGCACAACGATGATATCGCTGCATTGGAGACGTGGGACAACGGGAAACCATATGAGCAAGCTGCCAAAATCGAAGTGCCGATGGTTTCCCGGCTTATGCGGTACTATGCTG GTTGGGTTGACAAGATCCATGGGCTAATTGTGCCCGCTGATGGTCCACACCATGTTCAGGTGCTGCATGAGCCTATTGGTGTCGCAGGCCAGATCATTCCGTGGAACTTCCCACTTTTGATGTTTGCATGGAAAGTTGGCCCTGCTTTGGCTTGTGGTAACACTGTTGTTCTTAAGACTGCTGAACAGACTCCTTTGTCTGCGCTGTATGTTTCTAAGTTGTTCCATGAG GCTGGACTACCTGACGGTGTCCTGAACATTGTATCTGGTTTTGGTCCTACTGCTGGGGCTGCTCTTGCTAGCCACATGGATGTTGACAAG GTTGCATTCACTGGATCAACCGATACTGGCAAAATTATTATGGAGTTGTCTGCACGGAGCAATCTGAAGCCAGTGACGCTGGAGCTAGGAGGCAAGTCTCCTTTTATCATCATGGATGATGCTGACATTGACCATGCTGTTGAGCTTGCGCACTTCGCATTGTTCTTTAACCAG GGACAATGCTGTTGCGCTGGGTCTCGCACATTTGTACATGAGCGTGTTTATGATGAGTTTGTTGAGAAGTCCAAAGCTCGTGCTGCAAGGCGTGTAGTTGGTGATCCATTCAGGAAAGGTGTTGAACAGGGCCCTCAG ATTGATGATGAGCAATTCAACAAGATCTTACGCTACATTAAGTCGGGTGTTGACAGTGGAGCCACCCTTGTGAGTGGTGGCGAGAGGTTAGGTGACAAAGGTTACTACATCCAGCCAACAGTTTTCTCCGATGTGCAG GATAACATGAAGATTGCTCAAGAGGAGATATTTGGGCCTGTTCAGTCAATTTTCAAGTTTAA TGACCTGAACGAGGTGATCAAGAGGGCGAACGCGAGCCGCTACGGTCTGGCCGCCGGTGTATTCACCAACAACCTGAACACTGCCAACACCCTGACGCGGGCACTCAGGGCTGGGACCGTCTGGGTGAACTGCTTTGACATCTTTGACGCGGCAATCCCCTTTGGCGGGTACAAGATGAGTGGCATCGGAAGGGAGAAGGGCGTCGACAGCTTGAAGAACTATCTGCAGGTCAAGGCAGTCGTCACTCCCATCAAGAACGCCGCATGGTTGTGA
- the LOC124647161 gene encoding RING-H2 finger protein ATL39-like translates to MTTPSFALSIAAFAAGVTLMLLAHVLIILWALRRGAGADADQERAVVEEDGGGKGLSADELEALPCHDFSSNGVDTAECAVCLEVYEAGDRCRRLPRCEHSFHAKCVEPWLKKSRFCPVCRADVVPREELVKVAGEGALAVEMTAGRRGSAALEVVVVERRQQYSWTVHTGMVLR, encoded by the coding sequence ATGACCACCCCTTCGTTCGCGCTCTCCATCGCCGCCTTCGCGGCCGGCGTCACGCTGATGCTCCTAGCCCACGTCCTCATCATCCTATGGGCTCTGCGGCGTGGTGCCGGAGCCGACGCCGACCAGGAACGTGCCGTGGTTGAGGAGGACGGCGGGGGGAAGGGCCTGTCTGCCGACGAGCTCGAGGCGCTGCCGTGCCACGACTTCTCCTCCAATGGCGTCGACACCGCCGAATGCGCGGTGTGCCTGGAGGTTTACGAGGCCGGCGACCGGTGCAGGCGGCTGCCGAGGTGCGAGCACAGCTTCCACGCCAAGTGCGTCGAGCCGTGGCTGAAGAAGAGCCGCTTCTGCCCAGTCTGCCGCGCCGATGTGGTGCCCAGGGAAGAGCTCGTGAAGGTGGCCGGGGAAGGAGCTTTGGCAGTGGAGATGACGGCCGGGAGGAGAGGCTCGGCCGCGCTGGAGGTCGTTGTGGTTGAAAGGCGGCAGCAGTACAGCTGGACTGTTCATACCGGGATGGTGTTGCGCTAG
- the LOC124675601 gene encoding protein trichome birefringence-like 21 encodes MQKLRLVNPTVVSLAGLAIVLFIFTTPYRHSFFDTYGVVSTSSSGSRRPIAAKNSTRVVARVPKGCDIFRGEWVPDDGGAVPYYTNRSCPYIQEHQNCMKYGRPDLGFLKWRWRPSGCELPRFDAAGFLDAVRGRSMAFVGDSLARNHMQSLMCLLSKVEYPKDVSPTQNQEFRTLHYASHNFTVSVFWSPFLVKANLSDSDNGGGRLWNLYLDKPDDAWLPLVAGYDYVVISAATWFTRPSLFYESGRLVACYYCLVPGVPQLTLRYSLRVAHRTALRAVASLPGFNGTAIVRTVSPMSHFEGGEWDKGGDCRRTRPYEARVAGLDLDFYTAQVEEFEAAEKAARGRGVRMVLMDTTAAMVLRPDGHPSRYGHWAHENVTLYNDCVHWCLPGPIDVWNEMLLQMLLP; translated from the exons ATGCAGAAGCTCCGGCTCGTCAACCCGACAGTGGTGTCCCTCGCGGGGCTCGCCatcgtcctcttcatcttcaccaCGCCCTACCGTCATTCTTTCTTCGACACCTACGGCGTCGTCTCCACCTCCTCGTCAGGTTCTAGGCGCCCTATCGCCGCCAAGAACTCCACTCGTGTCGTCGCCCGGGTGCCGAAGGGATGCGACATTTTCCGGGGCGAGTGGGTGCCGGACGACGGTGGAGCGGTGCCGTACTACACCAACCGGAGCTGCCCGTATATCCAGGAGCACCAGAACTGCATGAAGTACGGCCGCCCGGACCTCGGGTTCCTCAAGTGGCGATGGCGGCCTTCCGGGTGCGAGCTCCCGCGGTTCGACGCGGCGGGGTTCTTGGACGCCGTCAGGGGCCGATCCATGGCGTTCGTCGGGGACTCGCTGGCCCGGAACCACATGCAGTCCCTCATGTGTCTCTTGTCCAAG GTGGAGTACCCCAAAGACGTCTCCCCGACGCAAAACCAAGAATTCAGAACGCTGCACTACGCATCCCACAACTTCACCGTCTCCGTCTTCTGGTCGCCGTTCCTCGTCAAGGCGAACCTGTCCGACTCCGACAACGGCGGCGGCCGGCTGTGGAACCTGTACCTCGACAAGCCGGACGACGCGTGGCTGCCGCTCGTGGCGGGCTACGACTACGTGGTCATCTCGGCGGCGACATGGTTCACGCGCCCGTCCCTGTTCTACGAgtccggccgcctcgtcgcctgctACTACTGCCTCGTCCCGGGCGTGCCCCAACTCACACTACGGTACTCGCTGCGCGTGGCGCACCGCACGGCGCTGCGTGCCGTGGCCAGCCTGCCGGGGTTTAACGGGACCGCGATCGTGCGGACGGTGTCGCCGATGTCCCACTTCGAGGGTGGGGAGTGGGACAAGGGCGGCGACTGCCGGCGGACACGGCCGTACGAGGCAAGGGTGGCCGGGCTTGACTTGGACTTCTACACGGCGCAGGTCGAGGAGTTTGAGGCGGCGGAGAAAGCGGCGAGGGGGAGAGGGGTGAGGATGGTGCTGATGGACACGACGGCGGCGATGGTGCTCCGGCCGGACGGGCATCCGAGCCGGTACGGGCACTGGGCGCACGAGAACGTGACGCTCTACAACGACTGCGTGCACTGGTGTCTGCCCGGCCCCATCGACGTGTGGAACGAGATGCTGCTCCAGATGCTACTCCCCTGA